From a single Budorcas taxicolor isolate Tak-1 chromosome X, Takin1.1, whole genome shotgun sequence genomic region:
- the LOC128069672 gene encoding LOW QUALITY PROTEIN: aldehyde dehydrogenase family 3 member A2-like (The sequence of the model RefSeq protein was modified relative to this genomic sequence to represent the inferred CDS: deleted 1 base in 1 codon), which produces MEHEVQRVRGAFSSSRSHPLTFRRRQLEALRSMVQEREKDILAAIGGDLSKSEFIAYSQEVISVLGEIDLMLEKLPEWAAAKPAQRNLFTMLDEAYIQPEPWGVVLIIGAWSYPFVLTIQSLIGVIAAGNAVIIKPSEVSENTAKLLAKPLPQYLDQDLYAVVNGGVEETTELLKQQFDHILYTGNTAVGKIVMQAAAKHLTPVTLELGGKSPCYADRDCDLDVACRCITWGKFMNCGQTCIAPDYVLYEPSLQDLIMRKVQEAVKEFYGENVKESPDYKRIVNLRHFKRIQSLLEGQKIGFGGEMDEATRYIAPTILTDVDPHTKVMQEEIFGPILPIVPVKNADEAIQFINECEKPLAFYVFSHNSKLIKRMIDGMDTSGGVTGNEVIMYFMLSSLPFRGVGSSGMGAYHGKHSFDTFPYQHPCLLKTLKQEGANQLRYPPNSQSKVDWAKLFLLKRFNQGRLGLLLLTLLGILAAVLIKAGYC; this is translated from the exons ATGGAGCACGAGGTCCAGCGGGTTCGCGGGGCTTTCAGCTCTAGCCGCTCTCACCCCTTGACGTTCCGGCGGCGGCAGCTCGAGGCCCTGCGCTCGATGGTGCAGGAGCGTGAGAAGGACATCCTGGCGGCCATTGGTGGAGACCTGAGCAAGAGCGAATTCATCGCATACAGTCAAGAAGTCATTTCTGTGCTTGGAGAAATTGATCTCATGCTGGAGAAGCTTCCGGAATGGGCTGCTGCTAAACCAGCTCAGAGGAACCTGTTCACCATGCTGGACGAGGCCTACATCCAGCCAGAGCCCTGGGGGGTTGTACTGATTATTGGAGCTTGGAGCTACCCCTTTGTCCTCACCATCCAGTCCCTGATAGGAGTCATTGCTGCAGGAAATGCTGTAATTATCAAGCCTTCCGAAGTAAGTGAGAATACAGCCAAGCTCTTGGCTAAGCCCCTCCCTCAGTACTTGGACCAGGACCTATACGCCGTAGTCAATGGTGGCGTCGAGGAGACCACGGAGCTTCTGAAGCAGCAATTTGACCACATTCTCTACACGGGAAACACAGCTGTTGGAAAAATCGTTATGCAGGCTGCTGCTAAGCATCTGACTCCTGTGACCCTTGAACTGGGAGGGAAGAGCCCATGCTATGCGGACCGAGACTGTGACTTGGACGTCGCCTGCCGATGCATCACCTGGGGCAAGTTCATGAACTGCGGTCAGACCTGCATCGCCCCCGACTACGTGCTCTATGAGCCGTCCCTCCAGGACCTGATCATGCGGAAGGTGCAGGAGGCCGTGAaggaattttatggagaaaatgtaaaagaatctCCTGACTACAAGAGGATCGTCAATCTTCGTCATTTTAAGAGGATACAGAGTCTGCTGGAAGGACAGAAGATAGGTTTTGGTGGGGAGATGGATGAGGCCACACGCTACATAGCCCCAACAATACTCACTGATGTGGATCCTCACACCAAGGTGATGCAGGAAGAAATTTTTGGACCAATTCTTCCAATAGTGCCTGTGAAGAATGCAGATGAAGCCATACAGTTCATAAATGAATGCGAAAAGCCCCTGGCTTTCTACGTGTTTTCTCACAACAGTAAGCTCATCAAGCGGATGATCGATGGGATG GACACCAGCGGCGGTGTCACAGGCAATGAAGTCATCATGTATTTCATGCTCAGCTCTCTGCCCTTCAGAGGCGTGGGGTCCAGCGGGATGGGAGCTTATCACGGAAAACACAGTTTCGATACTTTTCCCTATCAACATCCCTGTTTATTAAAAACTCTCAAACAGGAAGGCGCGAACCAACTCCGGTACCCTCCCAACAGCCAGTCGAAGGTGGACTGGGCGAAACTTTTCTTATTGAAGCGGTTCAACCAAGGGAGACTCGGCCTCCTGCTACTCACTCTCCTGGGCATCCTGGCCGCTGTGCTCATCAAGGCCGGATACTGCTGA